One Argonema galeatum A003/A1 genomic region harbors:
- a CDS encoding M16 family metallopeptidase — translation MNKVNKSISWFLAALLLTVTPPGTTAVSTTATLNVADYIPAFVDYTLSNGLRVVLAKDDTAPVVAVNLWYRVGAANDPPKRSGFAHLFEHIMFGGSANVGKGEFDAYLQAIGGDSNASTNPDYTDYWQILPANQLPLALWLESDRMASLNITQEAFDTERQVVIQEFNERVLNPPYGRTNNLYLTTTPLRGYLPYERPMIGSIEDLNAATLEEAKAFHRKYYIPNNATLVIAGDIDFEQTKALVQAYFGDIPPGEPAVPILKQYPLPAQFPVTKTDRKTGCKIGYQDTIVDPAIELPQVNYSVVVPPRGDRDFYALTLLANILGSGESSRFEQKVIRKGLASSASAEVLENMGASLFVISGTPNEGESLESVQSLLQDQLRKVIAKGVTEAELARAKKMIEIDTISELRGSVWNTTDVFQRFIYQFGSPQALVKDMENLNAVTSTDIQKIAQTYLCEKPMNILITLKTGQEVLATYPGKLVEPIDVPIGVQSLKPRSATPEELAKLPDGAVSRTQPPKPLPAKETKLPPYQTFSLNNGLKAIFIQDREIPKLQISLFIRGSDVAVPANKQGLPQLLADVITQGTINASSTQIAEQVESVGGAMEADAGLEWMTVSADFPSPDSQVAFNSLADVVLKPTFPQSAFDVAKSQMLTNLSESETNPAWLASRQFTRIAYPQHPYGFITSTETLNNLTRNDLIKFHNTFFKPNNSLLVIVGDITLAQAKVETERVFGNWQSGKVPNFLTYPPNRMGDTSSIYLIDRPGAEQATILIGNLGLDARNPESYPLLVANTVLGEGPSGRLFKNLRVDKGYTYSAVSELNDGSNDVGTFFVTTDVGKQYTGDAVLEIIKELKTIRSQPIPEKELAASKGLLLGHFALGLETPANVAYALASYQLIGLPLEDYQNYPQKISQVSQEDVLKAAAKYISSEPIIIVVGDASLVKSQLEKLGKVVVVPALLP, via the coding sequence ATGAATAAGGTCAACAAAAGCATCTCATGGTTTTTAGCAGCGTTGCTATTAACGGTGACTCCCCCTGGAACCACTGCTGTATCTACTACAGCTACCCTTAACGTTGCCGACTATATACCAGCGTTCGTGGATTACACTCTATCTAACGGTTTGAGAGTGGTTTTGGCCAAAGACGATACAGCTCCCGTAGTGGCGGTAAATCTCTGGTATCGGGTTGGTGCAGCTAATGACCCCCCAAAGCGTTCTGGCTTTGCCCATTTGTTTGAACATATAATGTTTGGCGGGTCAGCGAATGTCGGTAAGGGGGAATTTGATGCCTATCTTCAAGCAATTGGTGGAGACAGCAATGCCTCTACTAACCCTGACTATACCGACTATTGGCAAATTTTACCTGCGAATCAGCTACCCTTGGCTCTGTGGTTGGAGAGCGATCGCATGGCATCTCTTAATATTACCCAAGAAGCATTTGACACCGAACGACAAGTAGTCATTCAAGAATTTAACGAACGAGTCTTGAATCCACCCTACGGTCGCACCAACAACCTTTACCTCACCACTACACCTTTGCGGGGATATTTACCCTACGAACGTCCTATGATCGGTAGCATTGAGGATCTAAATGCTGCCACACTAGAGGAAGCCAAAGCCTTTCACCGCAAATATTACATTCCCAACAATGCCACGTTGGTAATTGCTGGCGATATCGATTTTGAACAAACCAAAGCCCTAGTACAAGCATATTTTGGTGATATCCCCCCAGGTGAGCCAGCAGTCCCCATCTTAAAGCAATACCCTCTGCCAGCTCAGTTTCCCGTCACCAAAACCGATCGCAAAACCGGCTGCAAAATTGGTTATCAAGATACGATCGTCGATCCGGCGATCGAGTTGCCCCAAGTAAACTACAGTGTAGTGGTTCCCCCGCGAGGCGATCGCGATTTTTATGCGCTCACACTCTTAGCAAATATTTTGGGCAGTGGTGAAAGCAGTCGTTTTGAACAAAAGGTCATTCGCAAAGGATTGGCATCGAGTGCATCAGCAGAAGTCTTGGAAAATATGGGCGCGTCCCTATTTGTAATTTCCGGCACTCCTAATGAGGGTGAATCTCTTGAATCGGTGCAATCCCTACTCCAAGATCAACTGAGAAAGGTAATCGCAAAAGGGGTCACAGAAGCAGAATTGGCTCGTGCCAAAAAGATGATCGAAATTGACACAATTAGCGAATTACGAGGCTCAGTCTGGAATACCACAGATGTTTTTCAGCGATTTATCTATCAGTTTGGCTCACCGCAAGCGCTAGTTAAAGATATGGAAAACTTAAATGCAGTCACCAGCACAGATATCCAAAAGATTGCCCAGACTTACTTATGCGAAAAACCGATGAACATCCTCATCACCCTCAAAACTGGTCAAGAAGTATTGGCAACCTATCCAGGTAAACTTGTCGAACCTATTGATGTGCCAATCGGTGTTCAATCGCTCAAACCCCGCAGCGCTACTCCAGAAGAACTCGCAAAGCTGCCAGATGGGGCGGTCAGTCGCACTCAGCCTCCCAAACCTCTTCCGGCTAAAGAAACCAAGCTACCTCCCTATCAAACCTTCAGCTTAAATAATGGTTTGAAAGCAATTTTCATCCAGGATCGCGAAATCCCGAAACTGCAAATATCACTATTCATAAGAGGTTCGGATGTCGCTGTTCCAGCCAACAAACAAGGTTTGCCACAGTTACTAGCAGATGTAATTACCCAAGGAACGATAAATGCCTCCAGCACACAGATTGCCGAACAAGTTGAATCAGTAGGTGGAGCTATGGAAGCAGATGCTGGTTTGGAATGGATGACGGTTAGTGCTGATTTCCCTTCTCCAGATTCCCAAGTTGCCTTCAACTCTCTGGCAGATGTGGTACTCAAACCCACATTTCCACAATCAGCGTTTGATGTGGCTAAATCCCAGATGTTAACCAATCTGAGCGAATCAGAAACCAATCCCGCGTGGCTGGCAAGTCGTCAGTTCACCCGCATAGCTTATCCCCAGCATCCTTACGGATTTATCACATCAACCGAAACGCTGAACAATCTTACTCGTAACGATTTAATCAAGTTTCACAATACCTTTTTTAAACCTAACAATAGCCTGTTAGTAATTGTGGGTGACATTACTCTAGCCCAAGCAAAGGTAGAAACGGAGCGAGTGTTTGGCAACTGGCAATCGGGTAAGGTGCCAAACTTTTTGACCTATCCTCCCAATCGGATGGGCGATACCTCCTCAATCTACCTGATCGATCGCCCAGGCGCGGAACAGGCAACTATTCTGATTGGCAATTTAGGCTTAGATGCCCGCAATCCAGAAAGTTATCCCCTCTTGGTGGCGAATACCGTCTTGGGGGAGGGACCTTCGGGTCGTTTGTTCAAGAATTTGCGCGTAGACAAGGGTTATACCTATAGCGCTGTCAGCGAATTGAATGATGGCAGTAATGATGTTGGTACGTTTTTTGTCACAACCGATGTTGGCAAACAATACACAGGCGATGCGGTGCTAGAAATTATTAAAGAACTGAAAACTATCCGCAGCCAGCCAATTCCAGAGAAAGAACTGGCTGCCAGCAAGGGTCTGCTTTTGGGTCACTTTGCTTTGGGTCTGGAAACTCCCGCGAATGTAGCCTATGCACTGGCAAGTTATCAACTGATCGGACTTCCCTTGGAGGATTATCAAAACTACCCCCAAAAGATCTCGCAGGTTTCACAAGAGGATGTGCTAAAAGCAGCCGCTAAGTACATTTCATCCGAACCGATTATCATTGTTGTCGGTGATGCTTCTCTAGTGAAATCCCAGTTAGAAAAATTGGGTAAGGTTGTTGTTGTGCCCGCACTTCTTCCTTAA
- the wecB gene encoding non-hydrolyzing UDP-N-acetylglucosamine 2-epimerase: MPQSPFKVCIIVGTRPEAIKLAPVIQRFQGSSSFETRVILTGQHREMVDQVMQLFDLNSDEDLAIMQPQQTLTDITCRSLQGLETLFHQMQPTLVLVQGDTTTAFAAALAAFYQKIPVGHVEAGLRTDDLFNPYPEEANRRLISQVTQLHFAPTSLAVDNLRRSGVVGEIHQTGNTVIDALLMVAQRQPACNIPSLDWQKYRMLLATVHRRENWGEPLKDIAQGFLQILSKFPDTALLLPLHRNPTVREPLQAMLGNHPRVFLTEPLDYAELVGAIQRCYLLLSDSGGLQEEAPSLGKPVLVLRETTERPEALAAGTAKLVGTNPTHILAAASELLSNPSVYNAMATAVNPFGDGHAAERILQIVENYCHREITD, from the coding sequence ATGCCGCAGTCACCCTTCAAAGTTTGTATTATCGTCGGAACCCGTCCAGAGGCCATTAAACTAGCTCCGGTAATTCAGCGCTTCCAGGGCTCCTCATCTTTTGAGACGCGAGTGATTTTGACCGGCCAGCATCGAGAGATGGTGGATCAAGTGATGCAACTGTTCGATCTGAACTCTGATGAGGATTTGGCAATTATGCAGCCCCAGCAAACTCTAACAGATATTACCTGTCGGAGTTTACAAGGGTTAGAAACATTATTTCACCAGATGCAGCCAACTCTGGTGTTGGTGCAGGGAGATACTACTACTGCTTTTGCGGCAGCGCTAGCCGCATTTTACCAAAAAATTCCTGTGGGGCACGTAGAGGCAGGTTTGCGGACGGATGACCTGTTTAATCCCTACCCGGAGGAAGCAAATCGGCGTCTGATTTCTCAAGTCACCCAGCTGCACTTCGCGCCGACTTCTTTAGCTGTTGACAATCTGCGCCGTTCGGGTGTTGTGGGAGAAATTCACCAAACTGGCAATACTGTAATTGATGCTTTGTTGATGGTAGCGCAACGTCAACCTGCTTGTAATATTCCGTCTTTAGATTGGCAGAAGTATCGGATGCTGTTGGCAACTGTTCATCGGCGGGAAAATTGGGGCGAACCTTTAAAGGATATCGCCCAAGGATTTCTACAAATTTTAAGTAAATTCCCGGATACGGCTTTGCTGTTACCTCTGCATCGGAATCCTACAGTGCGAGAACCGCTACAGGCAATGTTGGGTAACCATCCCAGAGTATTTCTGACCGAACCTTTGGATTATGCGGAATTGGTAGGGGCAATTCAGCGCTGTTATCTGCTGTTAAGTGATTCTGGTGGACTACAGGAGGAAGCGCCTAGCTTGGGGAAGCCGGTGCTGGTGTTACGGGAAACTACGGAAAGACCGGAAGCTCTAGCAGCTGGTACGGCCAAACTCGTGGGAACCAACCCAACCCACATTCTCGCAGCCGCAAGTGAGTTACTCAGTAACCCCAGTGTCTACAACGCAATGGCAACGGCTGTCAATCCCTTTGGCGACGGTCACGCGGCTGAACGCATTTTGCAAATTGTCGAGAATTACTGCCACAGAGAGATTACTGACTGA
- a CDS encoding GDSL-type esterase/lipase family protein, protein MSLKIMPLGDSITYGVVNSQAGDTESGGYRTELGNLFGADNFSADMVGSISSGPSNIDRNNEGHRGWRIDEISSSVDGWLTTYQPDAVMLMIGTNDILQNYDVSNAGNRLDALVDKITSKIPNARLFLGSIPPSFKYADDLAQVATFNEQVLQIANNKVYQGKKVTFVDINSKLNENDLADKIHPTINGYTKIANAWYDALLPFTGIKKTTRKQAEDMTLTNYSVESGNSSALAQKVISLGNAPNGTGIASFNFSGTSGKYDVILGYYDENDGQAQLKVKIGGNQVDQWTLNQNLGSGAANSQTKMRRTVATSFTLNQGTTIEIQGTANQAEYGRLDYVELIPNETSSTASLSAANITEGDGTTHTFSVTYTDDDGVNLSTLDGNDIRVTGANNFNQLAYLIGVNQSGGDVTGFYRINAPGGSWDTADNGTYSVALQNGEVKDTQNNSFLSGNLGTFQVNVPPPLTNIRIEAENMQRTTYLVESNSAASNGQLIGLYQSGGSSGTATTTFNGASGIYDVVVRYFDENDGLSTLTAKIGGTQIAQWTFNQNLGSSGANSQTAVTKTIATGLSINQGTTIQLQGVANQAEFARVDYIEFLPTGAAAVSPADVTAPTASLSASNITQGNGTTQTLTVTYSDDRGVDVSSLDGNDLRVTGPNGFNQLATLVSVDTNSNGTPRTATYSINAPGGTWDTLDNGSYTVALQNGQVKDTSSNFVQSGNLGTFQVNVPQPVVNIRMEAENMQLTSYLVESNSVGSGSKVIGLPKTGGTNGTATTTFTGASGTYDVLLRYFDENDGQATLTTSIGGIQVDGRTLNQNLGSGGVDSQTAVIKTIATGLSINQGTTIQIQGVANQAEYARVDYIEFVPVNVNTIDGTEFADTLTGNSENNIINGFGGDDILIGGAGNDSLNGGGGADLFVLAAGEGFDVVSDFAYGQDRLGLSGGLTFEQLTLAQGTGANLYNTVISIANSNQLLATLTGIQASNITAEGFTTV, encoded by the coding sequence ATGTCGTTGAAAATTATGCCGCTGGGTGACTCAATCACTTATGGAGTGGTTAATTCACAAGCAGGTGATACGGAGAGCGGGGGTTACCGTACCGAATTGGGGAACTTATTTGGAGCGGATAATTTTAGTGCGGACATGGTAGGGTCAATCTCCAGCGGCCCAAGCAACATCGATCGAAACAATGAAGGACATAGGGGGTGGAGAATCGATGAAATTAGCAGTTCGGTGGATGGGTGGTTAACCACGTATCAGCCGGACGCAGTTATGTTAATGATTGGCACCAATGATATTTTACAGAATTACGATGTTAGCAATGCAGGCAATCGACTCGACGCACTGGTTGACAAAATCACCAGTAAAATACCTAATGCACGGTTGTTTCTAGGCTCTATTCCGCCATCTTTTAAATACGCGGACGATCTAGCACAGGTCGCCACTTTCAACGAGCAAGTTCTTCAGATTGCAAATAACAAGGTTTATCAAGGCAAAAAAGTTACTTTTGTCGATATAAACAGTAAGCTAAACGAGAACGATTTAGCAGATAAAATTCACCCAACTATCAATGGTTACACCAAGATTGCTAATGCTTGGTACGACGCGCTTCTGCCTTTTACTGGTATAAAGAAAACTACCCGAAAACAAGCAGAGGACATGACGCTGACGAATTATAGCGTGGAGTCAGGGAACAGCTCTGCCTTAGCCCAGAAGGTAATAAGTCTCGGCAACGCCCCAAACGGCACCGGCATCGCCTCCTTTAACTTTTCCGGCACATCAGGCAAATACGATGTAATCCTGGGTTACTATGACGAGAACGACGGACAAGCGCAGCTGAAAGTCAAGATTGGGGGCAACCAGGTAGATCAGTGGACACTTAACCAAAACCTGGGCAGTGGAGCGGCAAATAGCCAAACTAAGATGCGGCGAACTGTTGCCACATCTTTCACCCTTAACCAGGGAACAACGATCGAGATTCAAGGCACAGCAAACCAGGCCGAGTATGGGCGGTTGGATTATGTAGAATTAATCCCTAACGAGACATCTTCAACAGCAAGTTTATCTGCCGCAAACATTACAGAAGGCGACGGCACAACTCACACTTTCTCCGTCACTTATACGGATGATGATGGTGTGAATTTGTCTACCCTAGATGGCAATGACATCCGGGTAACAGGCGCAAATAATTTCAACCAATTAGCGTACTTAATAGGCGTGAATCAAAGTGGCGGTGATGTAACAGGCTTTTACCGCATCAACGCCCCTGGTGGTAGCTGGGATACAGCGGACAACGGCACTTACAGTGTGGCGCTGCAAAATGGCGAGGTCAAAGATACTCAAAACAACTCCTTCCTAAGTGGCAATTTAGGAACATTCCAAGTCAACGTACCTCCGCCTTTAACGAACATCCGTATTGAAGCTGAAAATATGCAGCGGACAACTTACCTGGTGGAGTCAAATAGTGCCGCTTCCAACGGTCAGTTAATCGGTCTATATCAATCTGGTGGTTCAAGCGGCACTGCTACCACGACCTTTAACGGTGCTAGCGGCATCTATGACGTAGTAGTTCGTTATTTTGACGAGAACGATGGACTTTCAACGCTGACGGCTAAAATTGGGGGTACTCAGATAGCGCAATGGACTTTCAACCAAAATCTGGGCAGTTCGGGGGCTAACAGCCAAACGGCGGTAACTAAAACGATCGCTACAGGTCTATCAATTAACCAGGGAACTACTATCCAATTACAAGGAGTAGCAAATCAAGCTGAGTTTGCGCGAGTGGATTACATTGAATTTCTACCCACAGGCGCAGCAGCTGTATCACCAGCTGACGTTACCGCACCGACGGCAAGCTTATCTGCTTCCAACATTACACAAGGAAATGGCACTACCCAGACTTTGACCGTTACCTACAGTGATGATCGAGGTGTGGACGTATCCAGCTTGGATGGCAACGACCTGCGCGTTACGGGGCCAAACGGCTTCAACCAGCTAGCAACTTTGGTGAGTGTGGACACCAATAGCAATGGCACTCCCCGTACTGCTACTTATAGCATCAACGCCCCAGGCGGCACCTGGGATACGTTGGATAACGGTAGTTACACTGTGGCGCTGCAAAACGGTCAAGTCAAAGATACCAGCAGTAACTTTGTCCAAAGCGGTAACCTGGGAACGTTTCAAGTCAATGTGCCTCAACCTGTAGTCAACATCCGCATGGAAGCGGAGAATATGCAGTTGACATCCTACCTGGTGGAGTCAAATAGTGTCGGTTCAGGTAGTAAGGTAATCGGTCTTCCTAAAACTGGAGGCACTAACGGTACAGCTACTACGACCTTTACTGGCGCTAGCGGCACCTATGATGTGCTGCTGCGCTATTTTGACGAAAATGATGGACAAGCAACGCTGACAACCTCAATAGGTGGTATCCAGGTAGATGGACGCACCCTCAACCAAAATCTGGGGAGTGGCGGTGTTGATAGCCAAACTGCGGTAATTAAAACGATCGCTACGGGTCTATCAATTAACCAGGGAACAACCATCCAAATACAAGGGGTCGCAAACCAAGCTGAGTATGCACGAGTTGATTACATCGAATTTGTCCCTGTTAATGTAAATACGATCGATGGTACTGAGTTTGCCGATACTCTGACAGGGAACTCAGAAAATAACATTATTAATGGTTTTGGAGGAGACGATATCTTGATTGGTGGTGCTGGGAACGATAGCCTCAACGGTGGTGGCGGTGCAGATTTGTTCGTCTTGGCAGCAGGAGAAGGATTTGACGTTGTTTCTGACTTTGCATATGGTCAAGATCGCCTGGGATTAAGCGGTGGTTTAACCTTCGAGCAACTTACTCTAGCTCAAGGTACTGGTGCGAATCTGTACAATACTGTAATTTCGATCGCTAACAGCAATCAACTTCTAGCTACTCTGACGGGGATTCAAGCTAGTAACATCACCGCAGAGGGCTTTACTACTGTCTAG
- a CDS encoding type II toxin-antitoxin system ParD family antitoxin produces MNISLTPELEQFVQSTVKNGRYTSASEVVRAALRLLKERENLVVLNPVSSDGKQKPSYDFSDLVGRLTWQGNAVTMQRNLRDEW; encoded by the coding sequence ATGAACATATCCTTAACTCCTGAACTAGAGCAGTTTGTTCAGTCAACAGTCAAAAACGGTAGATACACATCAGCTTCTGAAGTAGTACGGGCGGCGTTAAGATTACTAAAAGAACGGGAAAATTTAGTTGTTTTGAATCCGGTTTCGTCAGACGGGAAGCAGAAACCAAGCTATGATTTCTCTGATTTGGTGGGGCGATTAACTTGGCAGGGAAATGCAGTAACAATGCAGAGAAATCTACGCGATGAGTGGTAA
- a CDS encoding type II toxin-antitoxin system HicA family toxin — protein MPRKIRDYKTELIRLGFLQRRGKGSHQNWKHPQLQLLITIAFKDGEDTPLYLEKFLKKAIQELETIAAEESEE, from the coding sequence ATGCCAAGGAAAATTCGGGACTACAAAACTGAATTGATTAGATTAGGGTTTCTGCAACGGCGTGGCAAGGGAAGCCATCAGAACTGGAAACATCCGCAACTACAACTGTTGATTACTATTGCCTTCAAAGACGGTGAGGATACACCGTTGTATTTGGAGAAATTCTTAAAAAAAGCGATTCAAGAGTTAGAAACAATAGCAGCAGAGGAATCAGAGGAATGA
- a CDS encoding type II toxin-antitoxin system HicB family antitoxin, protein MNYRYSLLIQWSQEDQLYLVTLPEFAKLAMQPCTYGKTYEEAIANAQEAIASYLDYCEEEGLAPPSPTIVAA, encoded by the coding sequence ATGAATTACCGCTATAGTTTATTAATTCAATGGTCACAAGAGGATCAACTATATTTGGTAACACTGCCAGAGTTTGCTAAATTAGCGATGCAGCCTTGCACTTATGGGAAAACTTATGAAGAAGCAATCGCCAATGCTCAAGAAGCGATCGCCAGCTATCTTGACTATTGCGAAGAAGAAGGTTTAGCCCCTCCAAGTCCGACGATCGTTGCGGCTTAA
- a CDS encoding type II toxin-antitoxin system RelE/ParE family toxin: MNPLLITLEASRDLSEISDYFLAQSVDAGDRFVEAFGKKCQHLAQYPYLGRSYSQFTPNLRGVPLMGYIVFYQIVGDDIEILRVISGYRNLQDVFKID, from the coding sequence ATGAATCCCTTGCTTATTACGCTCGAAGCGAGTCGAGATTTATCGGAAATTTCCGATTACTTTCTGGCGCAAAGTGTAGATGCAGGCGATCGTTTTGTAGAAGCCTTTGGTAAAAAATGCCAGCATCTCGCACAGTATCCATACTTGGGGCGATCGTATTCACAATTTACCCCCAATTTACGTGGTGTGCCATTAATGGGATACATAGTTTTTTATCAAATAGTTGGTGATGACATTGAAATTTTGCGAGTTATTAGCGGTTATCGTAATTTGCAGGATGTTTTTAAGATTGATTGA
- a CDS encoding ribbon-helix-helix domain-containing protein, which yields MQITLSQEQTQVLETLVKHGQYPSLEEAINTALLLLIDDVTLSDGNNNPNYLAWIEETQKKIDLAREQAQRGEVLKAEDVLAQLRDKVKKAKEVIV from the coding sequence ATGCAAATCACCTTGAGCCAAGAGCAAACCCAAGTCCTTGAAACTTTGGTAAAGCATGGGCAATATCCCTCCCTTGAAGAAGCAATTAACACAGCCTTACTGTTATTAATCGATGATGTTACTCTATCCGATGGCAACAACAACCCAAACTATTTAGCCTGGATCGAAGAAACTCAGAAGAAAATTGACCTAGCACGAGAACAGGCGCAACGCGGTGAAGTGCTAAAGGCAGAAGACGTATTAGCTCAACTTAGAGATAAAGTGAAAAAAGCCAAAGAAGTAATAGTATGA
- a CDS encoding DUF559 domain-containing protein gives MPKLNDSKFHLLYNPQLISVAKELRKNPTPSEKKLWQDNLRNFPFRVWRQRPIDNFIVDWSLCGFKVGD, from the coding sequence ATGCCCAAATTAAACGACTCTAAATTTCACCTTCTTTATAACCCACAACTCATCTCTGTCGCTAAAGAACTGCGGAAAAACCCAACCCCATCGGAAAAAAAACTTTGGCAAGATAATCTTAGAAATTTCCCTTTTCGAGTTTGGCGACAAAGACCGATCGACAATTTTATTGTAGATTGGTCGTTGTGCGGCTTTAAAGTTGGTGATTGA
- a CDS encoding type II toxin-antitoxin system VapC family toxin, with translation MGYLLDTCVVSDFVKGEENTIKKLKSISPTEFFISFLTVMEVKYGLAINPQRAVKIQPIIETLINSITILPFGSTEAEQAAQIRSILKIAGSPIGAYDVLIAATAITHNHIVVTSNVREFQRVPNLPIENWRSPV, from the coding sequence ATGGGTTATCTACTCGACACTTGCGTAGTTAGTGATTTTGTTAAGGGAGAAGAAAACACCATAAAAAAATTAAAATCTATTTCTCCCACTGAATTTTTTATTTCATTTTTAACGGTTATGGAAGTAAAATATGGATTAGCAATCAATCCACAACGCGCCGTTAAAATCCAACCTATAATTGAAACATTAATCAACTCAATTACAATCTTACCTTTTGGCTCAACAGAAGCAGAGCAAGCTGCCCAAATCAGAAGCATTCTAAAAATAGCAGGTTCTCCTATTGGTGCTTATGATGTACTAATTGCCGCCACCGCTATTACCCATAATCATATTGTGGTAACATCTAACGTTCGAGAATTTCAGAGAGTACCTAATTTGCCAATCGAAAATTGGCGTTCTCCTGTCTAA
- a CDS encoding nucleotidyltransferase domain-containing protein has translation MNEQIKTIITKTQQCLKNLYGEQLDKIILFGSQARGDARPDSDIDILIVLKNPFNYSQESDRISILIADLCLEYNVLISCAFATYEQFHQHNNGFFRNIRREGLAI, from the coding sequence ATGAATGAACAAATTAAAACAATTATCACAAAAACTCAGCAATGTCTAAAAAACCTTTATGGGGAACAATTAGACAAAATTATTCTCTTTGGCTCTCAAGCTAGAGGTGATGCTAGACCAGACTCCGATATCGATATCTTAATTGTTCTCAAAAATCCCTTTAACTACTCTCAGGAAAGCGATCGGATTAGTATTTTAATTGCCGACTTATGTTTGGAATATAATGTACTAATTAGCTGTGCATTTGCCACTTATGAGCAATTTCATCAGCACAATAATGGTTTCTTTCGCAACATTCGTCGAGAAGGTTTAGCGATATGA
- a CDS encoding PIN domain-containing protein, producing the protein MKDKVLFDTNIWIYLYAQNIPDKSGKVRELVNNNFTSIIISTQILGEIYNVLIKKKLKPKDEAKQIILEMVTNFTIVEIDVFKVIAALEINSKYGYTYWDSLVLATALQYNFNILYSEDMQADQLIEKKTRIVNPF; encoded by the coding sequence ATGAAAGATAAGGTGTTATTTGATACTAACATTTGGATTTATCTTTATGCCCAAAATATACCTGATAAGTCTGGGAAGGTGAGAGAGTTAGTTAATAATAACTTTACCTCGATTATTATTAGCACTCAGATTCTGGGTGAAATCTATAATGTACTAATAAAAAAGAAGTTAAAACCCAAAGATGAAGCGAAACAGATTATTTTGGAAATGGTGACAAATTTTACTATTGTAGAAATAGATGTTTTCAAAGTGATCGCGGCTTTAGAAATTAATTCAAAATACGGTTATACCTATTGGGATAGCCTTGTTCTTGCTACGGCTTTGCAGTATAATTTTAATATTTTATATTCAGAGGATATGCAGGCTGATCAACTGATTGAAAAGAAAACAAGAATTGTGAATCCGTTTTGA
- a CDS encoding element excision factor XisH family protein: MPRLDTYHDLVRVALVKDGWKITHDPLTIEFEDLTIYADLGAEKFIVAEKCERKIAIEIKAFLSPSPVTELERAIGQYYLYSTFIAKQEPQRILYLAIPERIYYNFFQRPSIQLFIKEREIIFFVFNPEREEIVLWKD, from the coding sequence ATGCCCCGCTTAGATACCTACCACGATCTAGTCAGAGTTGCCCTTGTCAAAGATGGCTGGAAAATAACTCACGATCCTCTAACTATCGAATTTGAGGATTTGACTATCTATGCCGATCTGGGAGCCGAAAAATTTATTGTGGCAGAAAAATGCGAGAGAAAGATTGCGATCGAGATCAAGGCATTTCTGAGTCCTTCACCTGTAACGGAACTAGAAAGAGCAATTGGTCAATATTATCTTTACTCTACGTTTATAGCAAAGCAAGAGCCTCAGCGCATTCTTTATCTGGCGATTCCTGAAAGGATTTATTACAATTTTTTTCAACGTCCATCAATTCAGTTGTTTATCAAGGAAAGAGAAATTATTTTCTTTGTTTTTAATCCAGAGAGAGAGGAGATTGTTCTATGGAAAGATTAA
- a CDS encoding XisI protein: MERLNYYRQIAQRIIDDYAKYKPSYGELELLAISHLDNYLLICVGWNGDRRVHSTILHLRIVAEKFWLERDETEEGITQDLLALGVPTQDIVLAFHHPEDRKLSEFAIA, from the coding sequence ATGGAAAGATTAAATTATTATCGACAAATTGCTCAAAGAATTATCGACGATTATGCCAAGTATAAACCCAGCTATGGTGAGCTTGAATTGCTGGCAATTAGTCACTTAGATAATTACTTGTTAATCTGTGTGGGCTGGAATGGCGATCGCCGGGTTCACAGTACAATTTTACACTTGCGAATTGTGGCTGAGAAGTTTTGGCTAGAAAGGGATGAAACGGAGGAAGGAATAACTCAAGATTTACTTGCTCTCGGTGTCCCTACGCAGGATATTGTTTTGGCATTTCATCACCCAGAAGACCGGAAACTAAGTGAATTTGCGATCGCCTAA